Proteins encoded in a region of the Paenibacillus pedocola genome:
- the yajC gene encoding preprotein translocase subunit YajC, producing the protein MFQFAATTGSGGSILGLVGPFVLMFVVFYFLLIRPQQKKTKTRNSMLKALKKGDKVVTIGGLHGTITEISDDIVVLRVNDVTKLTFDRGSISHAVTIAEGKE; encoded by the coding sequence ATGTTTCAATTTGCAGCAACTACGGGTAGCGGGGGCAGCATCCTGGGTCTTGTAGGCCCGTTTGTACTAATGTTTGTGGTGTTTTATTTCTTACTTATCCGCCCGCAGCAGAAGAAAACCAAAACGCGAAACAGTATGTTAAAAGCTCTGAAAAAAGGCGATAAGGTAGTCACGATTGGTGGCCTTCACGGGACGATCACAGAGATTTCCGACGATATCGTTGTTTTGCGGGTTAATGATGTAACCAAGCTCACCTTTGACCGCGGTTCGATCAGCCATGCTGTTACAATCGCAGAAGGTAAAGAGTAG
- the tgt gene encoding tRNA guanosine(34) transglycosylase Tgt, with protein MAAITYEHIKTCKQSGARLGRVHTPHGVIETPAFMPVGTQATVKTMAPEELKQMDAHIILSNTYHLFLRPGHDIIREAGGLHKFMNWDRPILTDSGGFQVFSLSDMRKITEEGVHFRSHLNGDKKFLSPEVAMEVQNALGSDIMMAFDECPPFPAEYDYVKKSLERTSRWAERCLKAHARPEDQGLFAIVQGGMYEDLRRQSAADLTSMDFPGYAIGGLSVGESKQLMYEVLDYTVPLLPQTKPRYLMGVGSPDALLEGSIRGVDMFDCVLPTRIARNGTTMTSQGRLVVRNAQYARDFGPLDPECNCYTCRNYSRAYLRHLIKADETFGLRLTTYHNLHFLLDLMRKVREAIREDRLLDFRDEFFAQYGLYDNLKGF; from the coding sequence ATGGCAGCAATTACTTATGAACACATTAAGACCTGCAAACAGTCCGGAGCCCGGCTCGGCAGAGTCCACACTCCGCATGGTGTCATTGAGACACCTGCATTTATGCCGGTAGGCACACAGGCTACAGTCAAAACAATGGCTCCCGAAGAGCTCAAACAAATGGACGCTCACATCATTCTGAGCAACACGTACCATTTATTTCTGCGGCCGGGCCACGATATTATCCGCGAAGCCGGCGGATTGCATAAATTCATGAACTGGGATCGTCCGATCCTGACAGACAGCGGCGGTTTTCAGGTATTCTCACTCAGTGACATGCGCAAAATTACCGAAGAAGGCGTGCATTTCCGTTCCCATCTGAATGGGGACAAGAAATTCCTCTCCCCGGAAGTGGCGATGGAGGTTCAGAACGCGCTCGGCTCGGATATTATGATGGCCTTTGATGAATGTCCGCCGTTCCCCGCAGAATATGATTACGTCAAAAAATCACTGGAACGTACTTCACGCTGGGCGGAAAGATGCCTTAAAGCTCATGCCCGTCCGGAGGACCAAGGACTGTTTGCAATCGTGCAGGGGGGCATGTATGAAGACTTACGCCGCCAGAGTGCAGCTGATTTGACTTCCATGGATTTCCCGGGGTATGCTATTGGGGGGCTCAGCGTCGGAGAGTCCAAGCAGCTTATGTATGAAGTGCTGGATTATACAGTTCCACTCCTGCCGCAGACTAAACCGCGCTATTTAATGGGTGTCGGTTCACCGGATGCGCTGCTTGAGGGGTCAATTCGCGGTGTGGACATGTTCGACTGTGTTCTGCCTACCCGCATTGCCCGTAATGGAACAACGATGACCAGTCAGGGAAGACTCGTTGTACGCAACGCCCAGTATGCCCGTGATTTCGGGCCGCTTGATCCGGAGTGCAACTGCTATACCTGCCGGAATTATTCCCGCGCTTATTTGCGTCATCTAATCAAAGCCGATGAAACCTTCGGCCTGCGGTTAACGACATACCATAACTTACACTTCCTGCTGGATTTGATGCGTAAAGTGCGTGAAGCCATCAGGGAAGATCGGCTGCTTGATTTTCGCGATGAGTTTTTTGCACAATACGGATTGTATGATAATCTTAAAGGCTTCTAG
- a CDS encoding phosphatase PAP2 family protein, translated as MLYQSMNHVVLYTVVIVVLLIWLGTRRNPLLAFLEIGRELLRSYKFLLIIAGMISVLTLNKYELQIERKMHLGSDFTSFIFGLEGHFVEYVQQLFYSPWLTPIIVFFYIFMLQSVLAASLGVYLLDKNRVMLYATCYTIMIVYAVAIPFYLYFPVNEVWSYAPAGVRFTMLDVFPRFEQEYRPLSGLNNCFPSLHTAISVSTAILAYRSGNRRWMVITTLSAALIVFGIFYLGIHWLTDMLGGTLLAVLSTSAAVQLAKLTLRSGEESLAVRSRATDVQ; from the coding sequence TTGCTGTACCAATCCATGAATCATGTAGTTCTCTATACCGTCGTTATTGTAGTGCTGTTAATCTGGCTCGGTACCCGGCGTAATCCTTTGCTGGCATTTCTAGAAATCGGCAGGGAACTGTTGCGCTCTTATAAGTTTCTGCTGATTATTGCCGGAATGATCAGTGTTCTAACCCTTAACAAATATGAACTGCAGATCGAAAGGAAGATGCATCTCGGTTCCGATTTTACGTCCTTCATCTTTGGGCTGGAGGGGCATTTTGTAGAGTATGTGCAGCAGCTCTTTTATTCTCCCTGGCTGACGCCGATTATTGTTTTCTTCTATATTTTTATGCTCCAGTCTGTACTCGCCGCATCACTTGGCGTCTATTTGCTGGATAAAAACCGCGTGATGCTCTATGCCACGTGCTACACGATCATGATCGTTTATGCGGTTGCCATTCCGTTCTATTTATATTTCCCGGTAAACGAGGTTTGGTCCTATGCTCCGGCAGGTGTCCGGTTTACAATGCTTGACGTTTTCCCGAGATTCGAACAGGAATATAGACCTCTCTCCGGTCTGAACAACTGCTTTCCAAGCCTGCATACGGCCATTTCAGTTTCTACAGCGATCTTGGCTTACCGTTCCGGCAACCGGCGCTGGATGGTCATTACAACGCTCTCTGCAGCCCTGATTGTGTTCGGAATCTTCTATCTCGGCATCCACTGGCTCACCGACATGCTTGGCGGAACACTGCTCGCAGTACTCTCTACCTCCGCAGCTGTCCAGCTCGCGAAGCTTACGCTACGCAGCGGGGAAGAATCACTGGCTGTGCGTAGCCGGGCAACGGATGTTCAGTGA
- the queA gene encoding tRNA preQ1(34) S-adenosylmethionine ribosyltransferase-isomerase QueA, giving the protein MNVEDYDFHLPEELIAQTPLPDRSASRLLMVNKENGQLEHRHFTDILEQFQPGDTLVLNDTRVIPARLFGVKEDTGAKAEVLLLKNLGEDRWEALVKPGKKLKTGAVIIFSDELRAVIEDESDMGGRTLRFIYQGIFQEILDRLGSMPLPPYIKERLDDRERYQTVYARHEGSAAAPTAGLHFTKELLEQIAAKGVNIAYITLHVGLGTFRPMSVEKVEEHVMHAEYYELSQETADLLNAARSRGGRIIAVGTTSCRTLETAGRQAGDGILQAGSGWTDIFIYPGYQFTVVNALITNFHLPKSTLVMLVSALAGREHILAAYEEAIKEHYRFFSFGDAMFIY; this is encoded by the coding sequence ATGAATGTAGAAGATTATGACTTTCATCTGCCGGAGGAGCTGATTGCCCAGACTCCGCTGCCTGACCGCAGTGCTTCAAGGCTGCTCATGGTGAATAAGGAGAACGGGCAGCTCGAACATCGGCATTTTACTGATATACTAGAGCAGTTTCAGCCAGGCGATACGCTGGTGCTGAATGATACACGGGTAATTCCCGCCAGGCTGTTCGGGGTCAAGGAAGATACCGGTGCCAAAGCCGAGGTGCTGCTCCTGAAGAATTTGGGGGAAGACCGCTGGGAGGCCCTGGTGAAGCCGGGCAAGAAGCTGAAGACCGGTGCGGTTATTATTTTTAGCGATGAGCTGCGTGCAGTCATTGAAGACGAGTCGGATATGGGCGGGCGCACCTTGCGCTTCATCTATCAGGGGATTTTTCAGGAAATTCTGGACAGACTGGGTTCCATGCCGCTGCCCCCTTATATTAAGGAAAGACTGGATGACCGTGAACGTTATCAGACCGTTTATGCCCGTCATGAAGGTTCAGCAGCCGCACCGACGGCAGGCCTGCATTTTACCAAGGAACTGCTGGAGCAAATTGCTGCAAAAGGCGTTAATATCGCCTATATTACCCTTCACGTTGGACTCGGCACTTTCCGCCCGATGTCTGTGGAGAAGGTAGAAGAGCATGTGATGCATGCGGAGTATTATGAGTTATCCCAGGAGACAGCCGATCTGCTGAATGCGGCAAGGTCAAGGGGCGGGCGGATTATCGCCGTTGGCACCACCTCCTGCCGGACGCTCGAAACGGCCGGAAGACAGGCCGGGGATGGAATCCTTCAGGCAGGCAGCGGGTGGACGGATATTTTTATATATCCCGGCTATCAGTTTACGGTAGTAAACGCGCTGATTACGAATTTCCATCTGCCGAAGTCAACCCTGGTTATGCTGGTTAGTGCTTTAGCGGGACGGGAGCATATACTTGCCGCATATGAGGAAGCGATTAAGGAACACTACCGCTTTTTCAGCTTCGGTGATGCAATGTTTATTTATTAA